Proteins encoded within one genomic window of Onychostoma macrolepis isolate SWU-2019 chromosome 11, ASM1243209v1, whole genome shotgun sequence:
- the rargb gene encoding retinoic acid receptor gamma-B isoform X2, translated as MFDCVEALGVGARPLFDVSTQSSCMLRKASSFFPGLEPFSWSNNTSLQSVETQSTSSEEMVPSSPSPPPPPRVYKPCFVCQDKSSGYHYGVSSCEGCKGFFRRSIQKNMVYTCHRDKNCQINKVTRNRCQYCRLQKCFEVGMSKEAVRNDRNKKKKDIKEEVVLPESYELSGELEELVNKVSKAHRETFPSLCQLGKYTTNSSADHRVQLDLGLWDKFSELSTKCIIKIVEFAKRLPGFTSLTIADQITLLKSACLDILMLRICTRYTPEQDTMTFSDGLTLNRTQMHNAGFGPLTDLVFAFAGQLLPLEMDDTETGLLSAICLICGDRMDLEEPHRVDQLQEPLLEALKIYARRRRPNKPHMFPRMLMKVTDLRGISTKGAERAITLKMEIPGPMPPLIREMLENPEVFEESSDSKDTGASAPLPPPAIQAIKRERDEESALEDEEDEDDECAEEGRDRAGDSEDEEWGLLQVDMGGARKSATGRAQ; from the exons CGGTGGAGACCCAGAGCACAAGCTCAGAGGAGATGGTTCCCAGTTCTCCTTCTCCACCCCCTCCTCCTCGTGTCTATAAACCCTGCTTTGTGTGCCAGGACAAATCTTCTGGCTACCATTATGGAGTCAGCTCTTGTGAGGGCTGCAAG GGTTTTTTCCGTCGCAGTATCCAGAAGAACATGGTGTACACCTGCCACAGAGACAAAAACTGCCAGATCAATAAGGTGACACGGAACCGCTGTCAGTACTGCAGGCTGCAGAAGTGCTTTGAGGTCGGCATGTCTAAGGAAG CGGTCCGGAATGACAGGAATAAGAAAAAGAAGGACATAAAAGAGGAAGTTGTTCTTCCAGAAAGCTACGAGCTGAGTGGAGAACTGGAAGAACTGGTTAATAAAGTCAGCAAAGCACACAGGGAAACCTTCCCTTCGCTCTGTCAGCTCGGAAAATACACGACT AATTCCAGTGCGGATCATAGGGTTCAGCTGGATCTTGGACTGTGGGATAAGTTCAGTGAGCTCTCCACAAAGTGCATTATAAAGATTGTGGAGTTTGCCAAACGTCTGCCAGGTTTTACTTCACTCACCATTGCAGACCAGATCACCTTACTGAAATCTGCCTGCCTTGATATACTg atgttgcgGATTTGTACTCGCTACACTCCAGAACAGGACACTATGACCTTTTCAGATGGACTGACCCTCAACAGAACACAAATGCACAACGCTGGTTTCGGCCCACTCACAGACCTGGTGTTTGCTTTCGCCGGGCAGCTCCTGCCCCTGGAGATGGACGACACAGAGACAGGGCTCCTTAGCGCCATCTGCCTCATCTGTGGAG ACCGCATGGACCTGGAGGAACCTCATCGGGTTGACCAGCTACAGGAACCTCTGCTAGAGGCGTTAAAGATCTACGCTCGCCGGCGACGCCCAAACAAACCTCACATGTTCCCACGAATGTTGATGAAGGTCACTGACCTCCGAGGCATCAGCACTAAAG gaGCAGAGCGAGCCATCACTCTAAAGATGGAGATCCCAGGCCCCATGCCTCCTCTGATCAGAGAGATGCTGGAGAATCCTGAGGTCTTTGAGGAGAGCTCCGACTCTAAAGACACCGGTGCTTCTGCCCCCCTGCCACCTCCCGCCATCCAGGCCATCAAACGTGAGAGGGATGAGGAATCTGCTCTGGAGGATGAAGAGGACGAGGATGATGAGTGTGCGGAGGAGGGACGGGACCGAGCAGGGGACAGCGAGGATGAGGAATGGGGACTCCTGCAAGTGGACATGGGTGGAGCTAGAAAGAGTGCGACAGGAAGAGCACAGTGA
- the rargb gene encoding retinoic acid receptor gamma-B isoform X3, which produces MTSGLYGYRYVGPVEVCTRHERSEHTTAVETQSTSSEEMVPSSPSPPPPPRVYKPCFVCQDKSSGYHYGVSSCEGCKGFFRRSIQKNMVYTCHRDKNCQINKVTRNRCQYCRLQKCFEVGMSKEAVRNDRNKKKKDIKEEVVLPESYELSGELEELVNKVSKAHRETFPSLCQLGKYTTNSSADHRVQLDLGLWDKFSELSTKCIIKIVEFAKRLPGFTSLTIADQITLLKSACLDILMLRICTRYTPEQDTMTFSDGLTLNRTQMHNAGFGPLTDLVFAFAGQLLPLEMDDTETGLLSAICLICGDRMDLEEPHRVDQLQEPLLEALKIYARRRRPNKPHMFPRMLMKVTDLRGISTKGAERAITLKMEIPGPMPPLIREMLENPEVFEESSDSKDTGASAPLPPPAIQAIKRERDEESALEDEEDEDDECAEEGRDRAGDSEDEEWGLLQVDMGGARKSATGRAQ; this is translated from the exons atgactTCTGGACTATATGGATATAGATATGT aGGTCCAGTGGAGGTCTGTACACGCCATGAGAGATCAGAGCACACCACTG CGGTGGAGACCCAGAGCACAAGCTCAGAGGAGATGGTTCCCAGTTCTCCTTCTCCACCCCCTCCTCCTCGTGTCTATAAACCCTGCTTTGTGTGCCAGGACAAATCTTCTGGCTACCATTATGGAGTCAGCTCTTGTGAGGGCTGCAAG GGTTTTTTCCGTCGCAGTATCCAGAAGAACATGGTGTACACCTGCCACAGAGACAAAAACTGCCAGATCAATAAGGTGACACGGAACCGCTGTCAGTACTGCAGGCTGCAGAAGTGCTTTGAGGTCGGCATGTCTAAGGAAG CGGTCCGGAATGACAGGAATAAGAAAAAGAAGGACATAAAAGAGGAAGTTGTTCTTCCAGAAAGCTACGAGCTGAGTGGAGAACTGGAAGAACTGGTTAATAAAGTCAGCAAAGCACACAGGGAAACCTTCCCTTCGCTCTGTCAGCTCGGAAAATACACGACT AATTCCAGTGCGGATCATAGGGTTCAGCTGGATCTTGGACTGTGGGATAAGTTCAGTGAGCTCTCCACAAAGTGCATTATAAAGATTGTGGAGTTTGCCAAACGTCTGCCAGGTTTTACTTCACTCACCATTGCAGACCAGATCACCTTACTGAAATCTGCCTGCCTTGATATACTg atgttgcgGATTTGTACTCGCTACACTCCAGAACAGGACACTATGACCTTTTCAGATGGACTGACCCTCAACAGAACACAAATGCACAACGCTGGTTTCGGCCCACTCACAGACCTGGTGTTTGCTTTCGCCGGGCAGCTCCTGCCCCTGGAGATGGACGACACAGAGACAGGGCTCCTTAGCGCCATCTGCCTCATCTGTGGAG ACCGCATGGACCTGGAGGAACCTCATCGGGTTGACCAGCTACAGGAACCTCTGCTAGAGGCGTTAAAGATCTACGCTCGCCGGCGACGCCCAAACAAACCTCACATGTTCCCACGAATGTTGATGAAGGTCACTGACCTCCGAGGCATCAGCACTAAAG gaGCAGAGCGAGCCATCACTCTAAAGATGGAGATCCCAGGCCCCATGCCTCCTCTGATCAGAGAGATGCTGGAGAATCCTGAGGTCTTTGAGGAGAGCTCCGACTCTAAAGACACCGGTGCTTCTGCCCCCCTGCCACCTCCCGCCATCCAGGCCATCAAACGTGAGAGGGATGAGGAATCTGCTCTGGAGGATGAAGAGGACGAGGATGATGAGTGTGCGGAGGAGGGACGGGACCGAGCAGGGGACAGCGAGGATGAGGAATGGGGACTCCTGCAAGTGGACATGGGTGGAGCTAGAAAGAGTGCGACAGGAAGAGCACAGTGA